One genomic region from Pyrinomonadaceae bacterium encodes:
- a CDS encoding response regulator: MLDDARLRVLCVDDDEDSRAMLTALLRLEFIEAKAVGTGAQALSSSQAEPFDLYMLDSRLPDVDGFELCRRLRAINPHTPIIFFSGAAFEIDKKKGIEAGANAYVTKPDLDGLVSSIKQFASLAHSPRGKVIPFRRKPHRSSTFTLEPAAA, from the coding sequence ATGCTAGACGACGCCCGACTCCGAGTTCTCTGCGTTGATGACGACGAAGACTCGCGCGCGATGTTAACCGCGCTATTAAGGCTCGAATTTATCGAAGCCAAAGCTGTGGGAACCGGCGCCCAGGCTTTGTCGTCGAGTCAAGCCGAACCGTTCGACCTATACATGCTGGACTCGCGCTTACCCGATGTGGATGGCTTTGAATTGTGCCGCCGGCTGCGTGCCATTAATCCGCACACGCCGATTATTTTCTTCTCCGGCGCCGCCTTTGAAATCGACAAAAAGAAGGGCATCGAGGCGGGTGCTAATGCCTATGTCACTAAGCCCGACCTTGATGGCCTGGTCAGCAGTATTAAGCAATTTGCTTCCCTGGCACATAGCCCCAGGGGCAAGGTCATTCCGTTTAGGCGAAAGCCGCACCGCTCATCGACTTTCACTCTCGAACCCGCCGCAGCTTGA
- a CDS encoding response regulator: MNTLPPIITTELDVSPIILVVEDVHETRDGIEKLLIADGYRVALARDERDAIENAHRTQPDLILVSLAGLPLDVVLSARSIRQRAEVGEHVPVVVFCIEGIAEGEEVEIGENVFLTRPDNFNQLRRFIARLLIKVQTPPRIEVIQPPPNRISSP; this comes from the coding sequence ATGAATACATTGCCCCCAATCATAACTACCGAGCTCGACGTGTCGCCGATCATCCTGGTAGTGGAAGATGTCCATGAGACTCGTGACGGCATCGAGAAATTGCTGATAGCGGATGGCTATCGCGTGGCCCTCGCCAGAGATGAACGAGACGCTATCGAGAACGCGCACCGAACGCAGCCAGACTTGATACTGGTGAGCCTTGCCGGCTTGCCGCTCGACGTTGTGCTTAGCGCGCGTAGTATCCGCCAGCGCGCTGAGGTTGGAGAGCACGTGCCCGTGGTAGTGTTTTGTATTGAAGGTATCGCTGAGGGCGAGGAAGTAGAGATTGGAGAGAATGTTTTTCTCACGCGCCCGGACAACTTCAATCAGTTGAGAAGGTTTATCGCCCGGCTGCTCATCAAGGTTCAAACGCCGCCCAGGATCGAAGTAATACAACCGCCACCGAATAGGATCTCATCACCATGA
- a CDS encoding nuclear transport factor 2 family protein, with product MTSTDDREAIARTIQTYIDGGRSGKGNDMKPAFHDGATIYGYIGPDLIGGPIQTLFDWNDGNGPATELKSNIGNIDIQGTIATARVELDNWTGHKFTDMFTLLKTDGEWKIISKVFYLHPEN from the coding sequence ATGACTTCAACCGACGACCGCGAAGCGATCGCGCGCACGATTCAAACGTACATCGATGGCGGCAGGTCAGGTAAAGGCAATGACATGAAGCCGGCGTTCCACGATGGAGCGACCATCTACGGCTACATTGGGCCAGACTTGATCGGCGGCCCGATCCAGACGCTGTTTGACTGGAACGACGGCAACGGCCCGGCTACTGAACTCAAATCCAACATCGGCAACATCGACATTCAGGGCACCATTGCGACCGCGCGCGTCGAACTGGATAACTGGACCGGCCATAAATTCACGGACATGTTCACGCTGCTAAAGACCGACGGCGAATGGAAGATCATTAGCAAGGTTTTCTATCTTCATCCCGAAAACTAG
- a CDS encoding co-chaperone GroES — translation MNIQPLHDRVIVKRIDEGEQVRGGIIIPDSAKEKPQEGEVIAAGLGKYKEDGTRQTLDVKAGDRVLFGKYSSSEIKVNGEELLIMREDEILGVITRAGAAAGGKKGK, via the coding sequence ATGAATATTCAACCACTACACGATCGCGTAATCGTGAAACGCATTGATGAAGGCGAACAGGTTCGTGGAGGCATCATCATTCCCGACTCAGCGAAAGAGAAGCCGCAAGAGGGTGAAGTGATCGCCGCCGGCCTGGGCAAGTACAAGGAAGATGGAACGCGCCAAACATTGGACGTCAAAGCAGGAGATCGCGTCCTGTTCGGCAAGTACAGCAGTTCTGAGATTAAGGTCAATGGCGAAGAGCTTTTGATCATGCGCGAGGACGAGATTCTTGGCGTCATCACGCGCGCCGGCGCAGCGGCCGGTGGAAAAAAAGGTAAATAG
- a CDS encoding TIGR02587 family membrane protein: MARSSNSRVRERPVAKSIQEYGRGVAGGLMFSLPLLYTMEVWWAGFTAHPYRLIAYVVVTFLLLLGYNRYAGLRRDSSMKEVAIDSVEEMGIGLLLAGLVLFLLGRITLEMPTNEIVGVIVVEAMTVAIGVSIGTAQLGAGGKADEGMGGSSSKNEIHFGGQMILGFLGAILFAANLAPTEEIVIVGIDTSWLKLAGVAVFSLLIAFLVLHYSDFKGAEQFVRADHSTFILLGSVLTYAIALTASAMVLWFFGRFDGVTMYTALAQTIALGLAGTLGASAGRLLLQ; the protein is encoded by the coding sequence ATGGCACGATCAAGTAATTCAAGAGTAAGAGAACGCCCGGTAGCCAAATCCATTCAGGAATACGGACGCGGTGTGGCTGGCGGGTTAATGTTCAGCTTGCCCCTCTTGTACACGATGGAAGTTTGGTGGGCTGGATTTACCGCGCATCCTTACCGGCTGATAGCCTATGTAGTCGTAACGTTTCTCTTATTGCTTGGCTACAATCGCTATGCTGGGTTAAGGCGCGACTCGAGCATGAAGGAAGTCGCAATTGACTCAGTCGAGGAGATGGGTATTGGTCTTCTCCTCGCAGGTCTCGTTCTCTTCCTACTCGGCCGGATTACGCTTGAAATGCCTACTAATGAGATTGTCGGGGTCATTGTCGTGGAGGCGATGACGGTGGCAATCGGCGTTTCAATCGGGACCGCCCAGCTTGGCGCTGGGGGCAAAGCAGACGAGGGGATGGGAGGAAGCTCCTCTAAGAATGAGATTCACTTCGGAGGTCAGATGATACTTGGATTTCTCGGCGCCATACTCTTCGCCGCGAACCTGGCGCCTACCGAAGAAATCGTGATCGTTGGAATTGACACATCATGGCTAAAGCTGGCGGGAGTGGCAGTGTTTTCGCTCTTAATTGCTTTCCTGGTTCTGCATTACAGCGACTTCAAGGGTGCCGAACAGTTTGTCCGCGCGGACCATTCAACTTTTATTCTGCTGGGCTCTGTGCTTACGTATGCGATCGCGTTAACTGCTTCGGCAATGGTCCTCTGGTTCTTCGGGCGCTTTGACGGTGTGACAATGTACACGGCGCTGGCTCAAACCATCGCGCTCGGATTAGCGGGGACACTCGGCGCATCCGCGGGAAGGCTATTGTTGCAATGA
- a CDS encoding prepilin-type N-terminal cleavage/methylation domain-containing protein: MKNTLKARRNEQGFTLIELMIVIAIIGILIGAAVVGWRAANRSGNEAATIQNLKTISAVQIQYYNTRSRTFGTFEQLTKEEFLSSKFSGNPPVADGYLYTLNVTPKTANSSSSYTLNADPVDAGSGTNHFYIDSNDSSIHVNPAQPAGPKDPVP, encoded by the coding sequence ATGAAGAACACCCTCAAGGCAAGACGTAACGAACAGGGCTTCACGCTCATCGAGCTGATGATCGTGATTGCCATTATCGGCATTTTGATTGGTGCGGCTGTAGTGGGCTGGCGTGCAGCAAACCGTTCGGGAAATGAAGCGGCCACGATTCAGAACCTTAAGACAATCTCAGCCGTTCAGATCCAGTACTACAACACGCGCTCGCGGACGTTTGGTACCTTCGAACAGCTAACCAAGGAAGAGTTCTTAAGTTCAAAATTCTCCGGGAACCCGCCAGTTGCGGACGGCTATCTCTATACCCTGAACGTCACGCCGAAAACGGCAAACTCGAGTTCGTCGTATACGCTTAACGCGGATCCGGTCGACGCCGGCTCCGGCACCAACCACTTCTACATCGATTCGAACGACAGCAGCATTCACGTCAACCCGGCGCAACCCGCCGGACCAAAGGACCCAGTACCATAG
- the groL gene encoding chaperonin GroEL (60 kDa chaperone family; promotes refolding of misfolded polypeptides especially under stressful conditions; forms two stacked rings of heptamers to form a barrel-shaped 14mer; ends can be capped by GroES; misfolded proteins enter the barrel where they are refolded when GroES binds) produces MAKQITHGEESRAAILRGVNQLADAVKITLGPKGRNVVLDKKYGSPTITKDGVTVAKEIDLKDPMENMGAQMVREVASKTSDVAGDGTTTATVLAQAIFREGVKTVAAGANPMALKRGIDKAVERATKEIEKMAKPVSGEMIAQVGTISANGDHTIGELIAEAMEKVGKDGVITVEDSKTMETALEVVEGMQFDRGYLSPYFVTDPESMEVELENPVILLSEKKISSLRDMLPILEQAARLGKPLLIIAEDVEGEALATLVVNKLRGTIAVAAVKAPGFGDRRKAMLEDIAVLTGGKVISDDLGIKLESVKLEDLGSARRITLNKDTTTIIDGDGTTKDVQARVKTLKAQIEETSSDYDREKLQERLAKLVGGVAVIRVGAATETELKEKKARVEDAMNATRAAVEEGIVPGGGVVLIRAAKALDKFKLFETDNDGEVSGDVDEQIGVNIVRRALEEPLRQIVANAGKEGAVIVEKVRAEKNPNIGYNAATETFEDLVAAGVIDPAKVTRCALQNAASIAGLMLTTEALISELQDDDKPRAMPGGMDM; encoded by the coding sequence ATGGCAAAACAAATAACTCATGGCGAAGAATCGCGCGCGGCAATTTTACGAGGCGTCAATCAGCTCGCCGACGCAGTGAAAATTACTTTGGGACCAAAGGGACGGAACGTTGTGCTCGATAAGAAATACGGCAGCCCGACCATCACCAAAGACGGAGTAACGGTGGCGAAAGAGATCGACCTGAAAGACCCAATGGAGAACATGGGCGCGCAAATGGTGCGCGAAGTGGCTTCGAAAACCAGCGACGTCGCCGGCGACGGAACTACCACAGCGACTGTGCTGGCGCAGGCTATCTTCCGCGAAGGCGTGAAAACTGTCGCGGCAGGTGCAAACCCGATGGCCTTGAAGCGCGGCATCGACAAGGCGGTCGAACGTGCCACCAAAGAGATTGAGAAGATGGCGAAGCCGGTCTCGGGAGAAATGATCGCCCAGGTCGGAACCATCTCCGCGAACGGTGACCACACCATTGGCGAGTTGATTGCCGAGGCGATGGAGAAGGTTGGCAAGGATGGCGTCATCACCGTCGAAGACTCGAAGACGATGGAGACGGCCCTGGAAGTGGTCGAAGGAATGCAATTCGATCGCGGCTACCTTTCGCCCTACTTCGTCACCGATCCGGAAAGCATGGAAGTTGAGCTGGAGAACCCGGTCATTCTTCTTAGCGAGAAAAAGATCTCCTCGCTGCGGGACATGCTGCCAATTCTTGAGCAGGCAGCCAGGCTGGGTAAACCGCTCCTGATTATTGCCGAGGACGTCGAAGGCGAAGCGCTGGCGACGCTCGTGGTGAACAAGTTGCGCGGTACGATCGCAGTGGCCGCGGTGAAAGCGCCAGGCTTTGGTGATCGGCGTAAGGCAATGCTTGAAGACATTGCGGTCCTGACTGGCGGCAAAGTCATTAGCGACGATCTCGGGATTAAACTTGAGAGCGTCAAGCTTGAGGATCTTGGCAGCGCCCGGCGGATAACGCTCAACAAAGACACGACGACCATCATCGATGGCGACGGCACCACCAAAGACGTGCAAGCCCGGGTGAAGACTCTAAAAGCTCAGATCGAAGAAACGTCGTCGGATTATGATCGAGAGAAATTGCAGGAGCGGCTGGCGAAGCTGGTTGGCGGCGTCGCGGTAATTCGTGTCGGCGCGGCGACCGAGACGGAACTCAAAGAGAAGAAGGCCCGCGTCGAAGATGCGATGAACGCCACGCGCGCCGCAGTTGAAGAGGGCATCGTGCCCGGCGGCGGTGTGGTTTTGATACGCGCGGCGAAGGCGCTCGATAAGTTCAAGCTGTTCGAAACGGATAACGACGGCGAAGTGAGTGGCGATGTAGACGAGCAAATTGGCGTCAACATCGTGCGGCGCGCATTGGAAGAGCCGCTGCGTCAGATCGTCGCGAACGCGGGCAAAGAAGGCGCAGTGATCGTTGAGAAGGTTCGCGCCGAAAAGAACCCGAACATTGGCTACAACGCGGCGACTGAGACTTTTGAGGATCTCGTGGCTGCCGGCGTCATCGATCCTGCGAAAGTCACGCGTTGCGCGCTGCAAAATGCCGCGTCAATCGCAGGCCTGATGCTGACCACTGAAGCTCTGATTTCTGAGCTCCAGGACGATGATAAGCCACGGGCAATGCCCGGCGGCATGGATATGTAA
- a CDS encoding sulfatase — protein sequence MKRQGFRAIEKSCSVRFCTRWHKLLAIHKKRFVVSIVLVFLVLIFPASRFANQPRSVNSRPNIVFILVDDLRWDELGIAGHPYLKTPNIDRLGREGAYFRNAFMTTPLCSPSRAGFLTGQYPHTHGIIDNVDRSAASHRLITFPLLLKEAGYETAFIGKWHMGNDDTPRPGFDRWVSFKGQGSYRDPDFNIDGVSVKGSGYITDLLNGHAVEFIKRRHDKPFLIYLAHKAIHPEVMQHDDGSVNLAHAEVFIPADRHRGLYAGARIPRRASYGRAPHDKPALQRRIGNLTPLGARTVTSDEAILGRQRSFMAVEEGVGEILTALKQTGQLDNTVIVFASDNGYFYGEHGLSVERRLAYEESIRMPLLVRYPRRISPGTVRNEPALNIDLAPTILELAGVPVPKTIEGHSLVPLMTGSRRAWRNSFLIEYYSDKVFPRILQMSYQAVRTDNWKYVHYLELDGMDELYDLRADPFEMRNLVNDPRAATALAKMKLELKRLAKTSATR from the coding sequence ATGAAGCGGCAAGGCTTCAGGGCGATTGAAAAAAGCTGCAGCGTGCGCTTCTGCACCCGGTGGCATAAATTGCTCGCGATACACAAGAAGCGTTTTGTCGTCAGCATCGTCTTGGTTTTTCTCGTTCTGATCTTTCCCGCATCGCGCTTTGCCAACCAGCCTCGTTCCGTCAACTCGCGACCTAACATCGTCTTCATCCTGGTTGACGATTTGCGGTGGGACGAGCTCGGCATAGCGGGTCATCCTTATCTCAAGACGCCAAACATAGACCGGCTCGGCCGAGAGGGCGCGTACTTTCGCAACGCCTTCATGACCACGCCGCTTTGCTCGCCTTCGCGCGCCGGTTTTCTGACCGGACAGTATCCGCACACACATGGGATCATCGACAACGTTGACCGTTCCGCCGCCAGTCATCGTCTGATTACATTTCCGCTGCTGTTAAAAGAGGCGGGATACGAAACCGCGTTTATCGGCAAGTGGCATATGGGAAACGACGACACACCGCGCCCGGGGTTTGATCGTTGGGTGAGTTTCAAAGGCCAGGGCTCTTATCGTGATCCTGATTTCAACATTGACGGCGTCTCGGTTAAGGGTTCCGGCTACATCACAGATCTACTGAACGGCCATGCGGTCGAATTCATCAAACGGCGTCACGACAAACCATTTCTGATTTATCTGGCGCATAAGGCCATACATCCCGAAGTGATGCAGCACGATGATGGCAGCGTGAATCTTGCGCACGCAGAAGTTTTTATTCCGGCCGATCGTCATCGTGGTCTTTACGCCGGGGCGAGAATTCCACGGCGAGCGAGTTACGGGCGCGCGCCCCACGACAAGCCGGCATTGCAGCGCCGCATCGGCAACCTGACGCCTCTGGGCGCACGCACGGTCACCAGTGACGAAGCGATACTCGGGCGGCAGCGTTCATTCATGGCGGTTGAGGAAGGAGTCGGTGAAATCCTCACCGCTTTGAAGCAAACCGGCCAACTCGACAACACGGTAATTGTGTTTGCGAGTGACAACGGCTACTTCTACGGTGAACACGGACTCAGCGTCGAGCGACGACTGGCATATGAAGAATCAATCCGCATGCCTTTGCTGGTGCGATATCCCAGGCGAATCAGCCCTGGCACGGTGCGAAACGAGCCGGCCCTCAACATCGATCTCGCGCCTACAATTTTGGAATTAGCAGGTGTCCCGGTACCGAAGACTATTGAGGGCCATTCGCTTGTCCCATTGATGACCGGCAGCCGGCGCGCCTGGAGAAATTCGTTTCTGATTGAGTATTACTCAGACAAGGTGTTTCCTCGTATTCTGCAGATGAGCTACCAGGCGGTGCGCACTGATAACTGGAAGTATGTCCACTATCTCGAGCTGGACGGCATGGATGAACTCTACGATCTACGAGCCGATCCATTTGAGATGAGGAACCTGGTGAACGATCCTCGCGCGGCGACAGCTTTGGCAAAAATGAAGCTGGAGTTAAAACGATTGGCTAAGACATCGGCGACGAGATAA
- a CDS encoding Crp/Fnr family transcriptional regulator, protein MTAELSKPVENRLLAALPPDEYERLRPNLLPVSFTLGEVVYEFGGQLDYVFFPTNSIVSLLYTMENGTSAEMGLTGNDGVVGIALFMGGGTMPNRAVVQSAGGALRMKAKVLQDEFALGGKFQHLLLRYTQALITQISQTAVCNRLHSVEQQLCRWLLLSYDRIPGDELIMTQELIADMLGVRREGVTVAAGRLQDSGAISYVRGRIRILDREKLEATVCECYRVVKDEFVRLLG, encoded by the coding sequence ATGACAGCAGAGCTCTCCAAGCCGGTTGAAAACCGGTTGCTTGCCGCGCTTCCGCCGGATGAGTATGAACGGTTGCGACCAAACTTGCTGCCGGTTTCATTCACTCTCGGTGAAGTTGTCTACGAATTCGGGGGACAACTGGATTACGTCTTCTTCCCGACAAACTCGATCGTCTCGCTGCTCTACACAATGGAAAACGGCACCAGCGCCGAAATGGGTTTGACGGGCAATGATGGGGTCGTCGGAATCGCTCTCTTCATGGGTGGCGGAACTATGCCCAATCGCGCCGTCGTCCAGAGTGCCGGGGGCGCGCTCAGGATGAAAGCAAAAGTGCTGCAAGATGAGTTCGCCCTGGGAGGCAAATTCCAACATTTGCTGTTGCGTTATACCCAGGCGTTGATTACTCAGATCTCTCAAACGGCCGTTTGCAACCGCTTGCACTCAGTCGAGCAGCAATTGTGCCGTTGGCTTTTGTTGAGTTATGACCGCATTCCCGGAGATGAACTGATCATGACTCAGGAACTGATCGCAGACATGTTAGGGGTACGCCGGGAAGGTGTGACGGTGGCTGCCGGTCGCCTTCAGGATTCAGGAGCGATTAGTTATGTGCGCGGCCGTATCAGGATTCTCGATCGCGAAAAGCTGGAAGCGACCGTCTGTGAGTGTTACCGGGTGGTGAAAGACGAGTTCGTGCGGCTGCTGGGATAG
- a CDS encoding tetratricopeptide repeat protein: MAQSKIEVFTAMLTEQPENAMIWYGLASEQFKLEHWAEAAKSLRQVVTLNPDYTAAYQMLGTALAKMDDVAGAQKVWKDGIEAAGRTGAWKAGQHMQALLDGVDGGSDALCQ; encoded by the coding sequence ATGGCTCAATCGAAAATCGAAGTCTTCACCGCAATGCTCACCGAGCAGCCGGAAAACGCCATGATCTGGTATGGCTTGGCCAGTGAACAATTCAAGCTGGAGCACTGGGCTGAGGCAGCGAAGTCTTTGCGTCAGGTCGTGACTCTCAATCCGGATTACACGGCCGCTTATCAGATGCTGGGCACCGCGTTGGCCAAAATGGATGACGTTGCCGGAGCACAGAAGGTGTGGAAAGACGGCATTGAAGCCGCGGGGCGTACCGGCGCGTGGAAGGCCGGACAACATATGCAAGCCTTGCTGGACGGTGTTGACGGCGGCAGTGATGCTCTCTGCCAATGA
- a CDS encoding antibiotic biosynthesis monooxygenase, which translates to MITVANRLYVKPEYADAFEKVFRERAGLVDKMDGFISNQILRPVNDGDPYVVFTMWKSRQDFLNWVRSDAFVKGHAQSGTLPKDAYSKTNVLELHEVLQDSSRPDLAPEPHGGPFNMH; encoded by the coding sequence ATGATAACTGTTGCCAATCGACTTTATGTGAAGCCCGAGTACGCAGACGCCTTTGAGAAGGTGTTCCGGGAGCGAGCCGGTCTGGTGGATAAGATGGACGGGTTCATTTCCAATCAGATATTGCGCCCGGTAAACGATGGAGACCCTTACGTTGTCTTCACGATGTGGAAAAGCCGCCAGGATTTTCTCAACTGGGTCCGGTCCGACGCATTCGTGAAGGGTCACGCCCAGTCAGGCACTTTACCGAAAGACGCGTACTCGAAAACGAATGTGCTGGAGCTGCACGAGGTTCTGCAGGATTCCTCACGGCCCGACTTGGCGCCTGAACCGCACGGCGGTCCATTCAACATGCACTAG
- a CDS encoding DUF2007 domain-containing protein: protein MPEETVLKVFATEIDAEMARDVLKDESITAFVFKDDGGGMEPHLQHTRGVRLVVNPVDAKRAQKVLAPLFSI from the coding sequence ATGCCGGAAGAAACAGTACTTAAAGTGTTTGCCACTGAGATTGATGCCGAAATGGCTCGAGACGTGCTGAAGGACGAAAGTATTACGGCCTTTGTTTTTAAGGATGACGGTGGTGGGATGGAGCCTCATCTTCAGCACACAAGGGGAGTTCGTTTGGTGGTTAACCCGGTTGATGCTAAACGTGCCCAGAAGGTGCTGGCGCCTTTGTTCTCGATCTGA
- a CDS encoding fatty acid desaturase: MQKASNRNISLRHMCAVARTALARKSYLAKYTSTQIIGLTQSKLVQWSLSFGHWENEELGMISETINKDQTKGINWDTAIFIGLFHVGAVAALFMFNWRAIVVAVVLWWITASLGVGMGFHRLLTHRGYKTPKIVEYLLSVCGALALEGGHIQWVVTHRIHHAHTDAPGDPHTPRDGGWWSHIGWMLKGKAQAHDSSVVARYAPDLVKDRFHVLLNRFYWVPLVVLGMALLGFGGWSYLMWGVFFRVTFNLHATWLVNSATHMWGKRRFATQDDSKNNWWVALLTFGEGWHNNHHAHPTSARHGLAWYEIDVNWWGIRAMQFLRLAKAVKLVKLAKRAGAGARQDMAQA; the protein is encoded by the coding sequence ATGCAGAAGGCTTCGAACCGTAATATTTCTTTGCGTCATATGTGTGCTGTCGCACGGACGGCATTGGCGCGAAAGTCGTATCTTGCTAAGTACACAAGTACACAAATCATCGGCCTAACACAGTCAAAACTAGTGCAGTGGAGCTTGTCGTTTGGTCATTGGGAGAATGAGGAATTGGGAATGATTAGCGAAACGATAAACAAAGACCAGACGAAGGGCATTAACTGGGATACCGCTATTTTCATAGGGCTATTTCATGTCGGCGCGGTGGCGGCACTCTTCATGTTTAATTGGCGAGCAATAGTCGTCGCTGTCGTGCTGTGGTGGATTACCGCAAGCCTCGGAGTAGGCATGGGCTTTCACCGTCTGTTAACGCATCGCGGATATAAGACACCCAAAATAGTTGAGTATCTGCTGAGTGTTTGCGGCGCACTTGCACTCGAAGGGGGCCACATCCAATGGGTCGTAACCCACCGCATCCATCACGCGCACACAGATGCTCCTGGCGATCCGCACACGCCCCGCGATGGAGGCTGGTGGTCGCATATCGGCTGGATGTTGAAAGGCAAGGCCCAGGCACATGACTCGTCCGTGGTAGCACGTTATGCACCCGACCTGGTGAAGGACAGATTCCACGTCTTGCTCAATCGTTTTTACTGGGTCCCGCTGGTCGTTCTCGGTATGGCATTACTTGGTTTCGGTGGCTGGTCCTATCTGATGTGGGGTGTTTTCTTCCGGGTTACGTTCAACTTGCACGCCACCTGGCTGGTCAATTCGGCCACACACATGTGGGGCAAACGGCGGTTCGCCACCCAGGATGATTCAAAAAACAACTGGTGGGTCGCACTGCTGACCTTTGGCGAGGGCTGGCACAACAATCATCATGCGCACCCAACCTCGGCGCGTCATGGTCTGGCCTGGTACGAAATCGATGTCAATTGGTGGGGTATTCGCGCCATGCAATTTCTGCGACTGGCGAAAGCGGTGAAGTTGGTAAAGCTGGCTAAACGTGCCGGCGCCGGCGCGCGGCAGGACATGGCGCAAGCATGA
- a CDS encoding glucoamylase family protein: MSSRKLRQPTFSDKKLATLQRVTFNYFLKETNPRNGLVPDNTRQGAPCSITPTGFALAAYPVGVERKFITRQQAIKRTLTTLRFFWHSPHGPEPDATGYKGFYYHFLDMKTGRRTWDCELSTIDSAFLIAGALTAAEYFNRDTENEREIRTLAEAMYRRADWQWARNRGVTVTHGWRPESGFIKYRWSGYNEALILYVLALASPTHPVPAKSYRAWTRTYKWKKLYGREFLYGGPLFLHQLSHMWIDFRGIQDDFMRKHESDYFENSRQATYIQQQYAIRNPRGFKSYGEYIWGLTASDGPGPARKKIKGKLRRFYDYINRGVPNGPDDGTLAPWAVVASLPFAPEIVLPSIQHFDKAFPEMTSKYGFKCSFNPTFSTALSKEWISKGYYGLDQGPIVLMIENYRSEFLWQLMRGCPYIIAGLRRAGFSGGWL; the protein is encoded by the coding sequence ATGTCGTCCCGGAAGCTGAGACAACCCACGTTCTCCGACAAGAAGCTCGCGACGCTCCAGCGGGTTACCTTTAACTACTTCCTGAAAGAAACAAATCCACGGAATGGCCTGGTACCGGACAACACACGCCAGGGGGCACCGTGCAGTATCACCCCGACCGGATTTGCACTCGCTGCTTATCCCGTTGGGGTCGAGCGCAAATTCATCACGCGCCAGCAAGCGATCAAGCGAACGCTCACCACTCTGCGTTTCTTCTGGCATAGTCCGCACGGGCCGGAACCAGACGCCACCGGATACAAAGGCTTCTACTATCACTTCCTGGACATGAAGACCGGGCGCCGGACGTGGGATTGCGAGCTGTCGACAATCGACTCCGCGTTCTTGATCGCGGGAGCCCTAACGGCCGCGGAATATTTCAACCGCGACACGGAGAATGAACGTGAGATTCGCACGTTGGCCGAAGCCATGTACCGCCGCGCCGACTGGCAATGGGCCCGGAACCGCGGAGTCACGGTCACGCATGGATGGAGACCGGAAAGCGGCTTCATCAAATATCGCTGGTCCGGGTACAACGAAGCGCTGATTCTTTACGTCCTCGCCCTCGCATCGCCGACCCACCCGGTGCCCGCCAAGAGTTACCGGGCATGGACAAGGACCTACAAGTGGAAGAAGCTTTACGGCCGCGAGTTTCTGTATGGCGGACCGCTCTTTCTCCATCAGCTATCGCACATGTGGATCGATTTTCGCGGCATTCAGGACGACTTCATGCGGAAGCATGAGAGCGATTATTTCGAGAACAGCCGCCAGGCTACCTACATTCAACAGCAGTACGCTATTCGCAATCCGCGTGGCTTCAAAAGCTATGGCGAATACATTTGGGGGCTCACCGCGAGTGATGGCCCCGGACCGGCCCGCAAGAAGATCAAAGGTAAGTTGCGCCGGTTCTACGACTACATAAACCGTGGTGTTCCTAACGGGCCCGATGACGGCACGCTTGCTCCCTGGGCCGTGGTTGCTTCACTTCCCTTCGCCCCCGAGATCGTTCTGCCTTCGATCCAACATTTCGACAAGGCTTTTCCTGAGATGACCAGCAAGTATGGATTCAAGTGCAGTTTCAATCCCACGTTTTCGACGGCATTGAGCAAGGAATGGATCTCGAAAGGCTATTACGGTCTGGATCAGGGCCCGATCGTTCTGATGATTGAGAACTACAGGTCCGAATTTCTCTGGCAGCTGATGCGCGGCTGTCCTTACATCATCGCCGGTCTTCGCCGCGCCGGATTTTCGGGCGGGTGGTTGTAA